In a single window of the Microbacterium sulfonylureivorans genome:
- a CDS encoding PH domain-containing protein, whose amino-acid sequence MPEPVTFRPRGGQIIAWVAIAICALGLVFIAVSDGIPSLIVWAWPIVLVAWLAWILYIRPYVRIHEGFIEIGNVFRTHRVPWGDVADVDSRYALTVHTTGGRSIRAWAAPAPGARQAMTTRRDEVARTPGEGDTRRPADAEGTASGDATALVRRTLEQYRRSGGDSAPGGTASTLNVAVIAVTAVLIAAAVLSLAAPHD is encoded by the coding sequence ATGCCCGAACCGGTCACTTTTCGTCCGCGCGGCGGCCAGATCATCGCCTGGGTGGCGATCGCGATCTGCGCGCTCGGTCTTGTCTTCATCGCCGTCAGCGACGGGATTCCGAGCCTGATCGTCTGGGCGTGGCCCATCGTGCTCGTCGCGTGGCTGGCGTGGATCCTTTACATCCGCCCGTACGTGCGCATCCACGAGGGCTTCATCGAGATCGGCAACGTGTTCCGCACCCATCGGGTGCCGTGGGGCGACGTGGCCGACGTCGACTCGCGCTACGCGCTGACCGTCCACACCACCGGCGGACGCAGCATCCGAGCCTGGGCCGCGCCCGCACCCGGCGCCCGCCAGGCGATGACGACGCGCCGGGACGAGGTCGCCCGCACGCCGGGCGAGGGCGACACGCGCCGACCGGCGGATGCCGAGGGCACCGCCAGCGGCGACGCCACGGCGCTCGTCCGCCGAACGCTCGAGCAGTACCGTCGCAGCGGCGGCGACTCCGCGCCCGGAGGCACGGCGTCCACGCTGAACGTCGCCGTGATCGCCGTGACCGCGGTGCTCATCGCGGCCGCCGTGCTGAGCCTCGCGGCGCCTCACGACTGA
- a CDS encoding ABC transporter family substrate-binding protein, which produces MKIARLMAGVGVVAAGALVLSGCGNPYQSEVVEGTEITTAYNSGFFHFNDDSSAGNNTANGNVKYMTDTSFAYYNNTPELVRNTDFGEYEQVSEDPLTVKYTITADAVWSDGVPIDEADMLLQWAAMSGNVNEAFSPAASTGYSLVTETPETGDKEITFVYDEPYVDWELVGPLGVSAHGTYALAFPDEYADVQAAYDTWKESDSEDDFNKYTEASKTFAEDAKEKVVTAITEGDEEVLAALGDAWSNAYGYTTLPDSPAAALTSGPYVVDDIVEDQYISIAANPLFTWGPSPKFEKITIRTIADSTTALQALESGELDIWSGQPTADILQLANEIDTATVQTGVQASHEHVDLTVNNGGPFDAATYGGDEAKALAVRQAFLKTIPRQEIVDKIIKPLNPEAEVRNTNLVSQADVERYPILADSNGSADYAEVDIDGAKALLAEAGVTGPVEVGFWYPEGNVRRGQEYELIAASAALAGFELVDESEPDWVFTDPSQEPINPHDATLFAWSQTSLAVGGSDQIYACYDDPMAKGGNYNAFCSEEVTEALHTLNVTSDYDAQTELLKTAEAGIWADAVTLPIFQFPGLLVNSDKVTEVKAMPLSPDYFWNFWEWTPVGAGAE; this is translated from the coding sequence GTGAAGATCGCGCGTCTTATGGCGGGCGTGGGGGTCGTGGCTGCGGGAGCACTCGTGCTTTCGGGTTGCGGCAACCCATACCAGTCGGAGGTCGTGGAAGGCACCGAGATTACCACCGCGTACAACTCGGGCTTCTTCCACTTCAACGACGACAGCTCGGCCGGAAACAACACGGCCAACGGCAATGTCAAGTACATGACCGACACCAGCTTCGCGTACTACAACAACACGCCCGAGCTGGTGCGCAACACCGACTTCGGCGAGTACGAGCAGGTCAGCGAAGACCCGCTGACCGTGAAGTACACGATCACCGCTGACGCGGTCTGGTCCGACGGCGTGCCGATCGACGAGGCCGACATGCTCCTCCAGTGGGCCGCGATGTCGGGCAACGTCAACGAGGCGTTCTCGCCCGCTGCCAGCACCGGCTACAGCCTGGTCACCGAGACCCCGGAGACGGGCGACAAGGAGATCACGTTCGTCTACGACGAGCCGTACGTGGACTGGGAGCTCGTCGGACCGCTCGGCGTCTCCGCCCACGGCACCTACGCGCTCGCCTTCCCGGACGAGTACGCAGACGTCCAGGCCGCGTACGACACGTGGAAGGAGTCGGACTCCGAGGACGACTTCAACAAGTACACCGAGGCGTCCAAGACGTTCGCCGAGGACGCCAAGGAGAAGGTCGTCACGGCCATCACCGAGGGTGACGAGGAAGTCCTCGCCGCTCTGGGTGACGCGTGGAGCAACGCCTACGGCTACACCACGCTGCCCGACAGCCCGGCTGCCGCGCTGACCAGCGGCCCGTACGTCGTCGACGACATCGTCGAGGACCAGTACATCTCGATCGCCGCGAACCCGCTGTTCACGTGGGGTCCCTCGCCCAAGTTCGAGAAGATCACGATCCGCACGATCGCCGACTCGACCACCGCGCTCCAGGCTCTGGAGTCGGGCGAGCTCGACATCTGGTCGGGCCAGCCGACGGCTGACATCCTCCAGCTCGCGAACGAGATCGACACGGCGACGGTTCAGACCGGCGTCCAGGCCTCGCACGAGCACGTCGACCTCACGGTCAACAACGGCGGCCCGTTCGACGCGGCGACCTACGGTGGCGACGAGGCGAAGGCTCTCGCCGTCCGCCAGGCGTTCCTGAAGACCATCCCCCGCCAGGAGATCGTCGACAAGATCATCAAGCCGCTCAACCCCGAGGCCGAGGTCCGCAACACCAACCTCGTCTCGCAGGCCGACGTGGAGCGCTACCCGATCCTCGCCGACAGCAACGGCTCGGCCGACTACGCCGAGGTCGACATCGACGGCGCCAAGGCGCTGCTCGCCGAGGCCGGCGTGACCGGTCCGGTCGAGGTCGGCTTCTGGTACCCCGAGGGCAACGTCCGTCGTGGCCAGGAGTACGAGCTGATCGCGGCTTCGGCTGCTCTGGCGGGCTTCGAGCTCGTCGACGAGAGCGAGCCCGACTGGGTCTTCACCGACCCGTCGCAGGAGCCGATCAACCCGCACGACGCCACGCTGTTCGCCTGGTCGCAGACCAGCCTCGCCGTGGGTGGATCCGACCAGATCTACGCGTGCTACGACGACCCGATGGCCAAGGGCGGAAACTACAACGCGTTCTGCAGCGAAGAGGTCACCGAGGCCCTTCACACGCTGAACGTGACGTCGGACTACGACGCACAGACGGAGCTGCTCAAGACCGCTGAGGCGGGCATCTGGGCCGACGCCGTCACGCTGCCGATCTTCCAGTTCCCGGGTCTGCTGGTCAACAGCGACAAGGTGACCGAGGTCAAGGCGATGCCCCTGAGCCCGGACTACTTCTGGAACTTCTGGGAGTGGACCCCGGTGGGCGCCGGCGCGGAGTAA
- a CDS encoding ABC transporter ATP-binding protein has translation MRGHVPQEGGPVLSVKDLGVEFWVGGGWAAAAKHVTYDLMPGKVLAIVGESGSGKSTSSMAIMGLLPKNARVRGSAKLAGRELVNAREEVLRQVRGEGIAAIFQEPMTALNPVYTIGFQISETILTHRPGMTRKQAKARAIELLGLVEMPDPTKAYNSYPHQLSGGQRQRAMIAQSISLDPRVLIADEPTTALDVTVQAEILDLLRHLHQKLDSAIILITHDMGVVADMADDVMVMKDGDVVEHSTAAKLFSAPEHPYTKALMASVPHLGLGTAVSEVDSQRDNTTAALLLENVSIDYPKRGRVPAFRAVGEASLSIQPGEVLGLVGESGSGKTTIARAIVGLVPIAEGQLRVAGQEMVGVDPKQLRAVRRKLGIVFQDPGSSLNPRWPVGESIGEPLELAGRDRKEISRRVTELLDMVELPRDFRNRYPHELSGGQRQRIGIARALALDPTVLVADEPTSALDVSVQARVLELLQQIQKEKQFATLFVTHDLAVVDLLADRIAVMQHGKIVEQGTKEQILRNPQDPYTQRLIAAVPVPDPGEQKIRRDARAALLAQQD, from the coding sequence ATGCGCGGACACGTCCCGCAGGAGGGCGGCCCGGTGCTGTCCGTCAAGGACCTCGGAGTCGAGTTCTGGGTGGGCGGCGGCTGGGCCGCTGCGGCCAAGCACGTCACCTACGACCTGATGCCCGGAAAGGTCCTCGCGATCGTCGGTGAGTCGGGCTCGGGCAAGAGCACGAGCTCGATGGCGATCATGGGCCTGCTGCCCAAGAACGCCCGCGTGCGGGGGAGCGCCAAGCTCGCCGGCCGCGAGCTCGTCAACGCGCGCGAGGAGGTGCTGCGCCAGGTGCGCGGCGAGGGCATCGCGGCGATCTTCCAGGAGCCGATGACGGCTCTGAACCCGGTCTACACGATCGGCTTCCAGATCTCCGAGACGATCCTCACGCACCGCCCGGGCATGACCCGCAAGCAGGCGAAGGCGCGTGCCATCGAGCTGCTCGGCCTCGTCGAGATGCCCGACCCGACGAAGGCGTACAACTCGTACCCTCACCAGCTGTCGGGCGGTCAGCGCCAGCGCGCGATGATCGCGCAGTCGATCTCTCTCGACCCGCGCGTGCTCATCGCCGACGAGCCGACGACGGCGCTCGACGTCACGGTCCAGGCCGAGATCCTCGACCTGCTGCGCCACCTGCACCAGAAGCTCGACTCGGCGATCATCCTCATCACGCACGACATGGGCGTCGTGGCCGACATGGCCGACGACGTCATGGTGATGAAGGACGGCGACGTCGTGGAGCACAGCACGGCGGCGAAGCTGTTCAGCGCTCCGGAGCACCCGTACACCAAGGCGCTCATGGCCTCGGTGCCTCACCTCGGTCTCGGCACCGCGGTGTCGGAGGTGGACTCGCAGCGCGACAACACCACGGCCGCTCTCCTCCTCGAGAACGTGTCGATCGACTACCCGAAGCGCGGCCGTGTGCCGGCGTTCCGGGCCGTGGGCGAGGCATCCCTCTCGATCCAGCCGGGCGAGGTGCTCGGGCTCGTCGGCGAGTCCGGCTCCGGCAAGACGACCATCGCGCGGGCGATCGTCGGACTCGTGCCGATCGCCGAGGGGCAGCTGCGCGTGGCCGGCCAGGAGATGGTGGGCGTCGACCCGAAGCAGCTGCGCGCGGTGCGCCGCAAGCTCGGCATCGTGTTCCAGGACCCGGGTTCGTCGCTGAACCCGCGCTGGCCGGTCGGCGAGTCGATCGGCGAGCCGCTCGAGCTCGCCGGACGCGACCGCAAGGAGATCTCCCGGCGAGTCACCGAACTTCTCGACATGGTCGAGCTGCCGCGCGACTTCCGCAACCGCTACCCGCACGAGCTCTCGGGCGGCCAGCGTCAGCGCATCGGCATCGCCCGCGCGCTCGCGCTCGACCCGACGGTGCTCGTCGCCGACGAGCCGACGAGCGCGCTCGACGTGTCGGTGCAGGCGCGCGTCCTGGAGCTGCTGCAGCAGATCCAGAAGGAGAAGCAGTTCGCGACGCTGTTCGTGACGCACGACCTCGCGGTCGTCGACCTCCTCGCCGACCGCATCGCGGTCATGCAGCACGGCAAGATCGTCGAGCAGGGCACCAAGGAGCAGATCCTCCGCAACCCGCAGGACCCGTACACGCAGCGACTCATCGCAGCCGTGCCGGTTCCCGACCCGGGCGAGCAGAAGATCCGCCGCGACGCACGCGCCGCGCTCCTCGCTCAGCAGGACTAG
- a CDS encoding CPBP family intramembrane glutamic endopeptidase, translating to MRLRWEIALVLLLSVGRSAIYSVLALIQALQRDVALGDQQTALNPSAGAEEFWDVLYQFLGQGFALVPVALAIFFLWEPGMSAFRRIGLDFRRFGGDLGRGVALVAVIGIPGLGLYALGRALGLSVQVQASPLDASWWTIPILLLAAVRAGLTEEVIFIGYLFDRLRRLGWGWWTIILSTAALRAAYHAYQGFPAMVGNFAMGVVFGWCYRRWGRVMPLVIAHTLIDIIAFVGYPLAVALWPGIFGPVPAPSGTPTPAPSPSA from the coding sequence GTGCGCCTGCGCTGGGAGATCGCGCTCGTCCTGCTGCTGTCCGTCGGACGGTCGGCGATCTACTCCGTCCTGGCGCTGATCCAGGCGCTGCAGCGCGACGTCGCGCTCGGCGACCAGCAGACCGCGCTGAACCCGTCGGCCGGCGCCGAGGAGTTCTGGGACGTGCTCTACCAGTTCCTCGGACAGGGCTTCGCGCTCGTTCCCGTGGCTCTGGCGATCTTCTTCCTGTGGGAGCCCGGGATGTCGGCGTTCCGCCGCATCGGCCTCGACTTCCGCCGCTTCGGCGGCGATCTCGGCCGCGGCGTCGCACTCGTCGCCGTGATCGGCATCCCCGGTCTCGGGCTCTACGCGCTGGGTCGGGCGCTCGGTCTCTCGGTGCAGGTGCAGGCGTCGCCGCTCGACGCGTCCTGGTGGACGATCCCGATCCTGCTGCTCGCGGCGGTGCGCGCGGGGCTCACCGAAGAGGTCATCTTCATCGGCTACCTCTTCGATCGGCTGCGTCGCCTCGGCTGGGGCTGGTGGACGATCATCCTGTCCACCGCGGCTTTGCGCGCCGCCTACCACGCGTACCAGGGCTTCCCGGCGATGGTCGGCAACTTCGCCATGGGGGTGGTGTTCGGATGGTGCTACCGCCGCTGGGGGCGCGTCATGCCGCTCGTGATCGCGCACACTCTGATCGACATCATCGCCTTCGTCGGCTATCCCCTCGCCGTGGCGCTCTGGCCGGGAATCTTCGGTCCGGTCCCCGCGCCGTCGGGCACGCCGACTCCGGCGCCGAGCCCGAGCGCATAG
- a CDS encoding ABC transporter permease: MTTTIPTDAPQDRGSEQSIEQKAVAGLSQGALVRRRFFRHAGAMAALIVLVLVIILAFTSVGTVIGGTGKLQAGPDGALDINGYRIPGWWPLDWWTSYPLVNGGQPTLTWFPFSLGEHPFGQDTLGKDIFAQVMRGTQQSLTVMFLVGIVSLVLGVIFGALSGFFRGWVDSLIMRFTDVIIIIPIIVIGSIIGKLLGGSSAVVFGIFLGILSWTGLARLVRGDFLALREREFVDAARVAGASNGRIIFRHILPNAVGIIIVNTTLLMSAAVLTEAALSFIGFGIKPPDVSLGQIISEYREAFRTRPWLFWWPGLFIVILALCINFIGDGLRDAFDPRQQGKVSRRKSNRAVAAIPSVQGVQMIEGPTSSDDEAYMDEFGGGSLPASPADEKRRWGRRKDDQS, encoded by the coding sequence ATGACGACCACCATTCCCACCGACGCGCCGCAGGACCGCGGCAGCGAGCAGTCGATCGAGCAGAAGGCCGTCGCGGGCCTGAGCCAGGGCGCGCTCGTGCGTCGCCGGTTCTTCCGTCACGCCGGCGCCATGGCGGCGCTCATCGTGCTCGTGCTCGTGATCATCCTGGCGTTCACGTCCGTCGGCACCGTCATCGGCGGCACCGGCAAGCTGCAGGCCGGCCCCGACGGCGCGCTCGACATCAACGGCTACCGCATCCCCGGCTGGTGGCCGCTCGACTGGTGGACCAGCTACCCGCTGGTCAACGGGGGGCAGCCGACGCTGACCTGGTTCCCGTTCAGCCTCGGCGAGCACCCGTTCGGGCAGGACACGCTGGGCAAGGACATCTTCGCCCAGGTCATGCGCGGCACTCAGCAGTCGCTCACGGTCATGTTCCTCGTCGGCATCGTGTCGCTCGTCCTCGGCGTCATCTTCGGCGCGCTGTCGGGCTTCTTCCGCGGCTGGGTCGATTCGCTGATCATGCGCTTCACCGACGTGATCATCATCATCCCGATCATCGTCATCGGCTCGATCATCGGAAAGCTCCTGGGCGGCAGCAGCGCGGTCGTCTTCGGAATCTTCCTCGGCATCCTCAGCTGGACCGGTCTCGCGCGCCTCGTGCGCGGCGACTTCCTGGCTCTTCGCGAGCGGGAGTTCGTCGATGCGGCTCGCGTCGCCGGCGCGTCGAACGGGCGAATCATCTTCCGGCACATCCTCCCGAACGCGGTCGGCATCATCATCGTCAACACGACGCTGCTGATGAGCGCGGCCGTGCTGACGGAGGCGGCGCTGAGCTTCATCGGCTTCGGCATCAAGCCGCCGGACGTGTCGCTCGGTCAGATCATCAGCGAGTACCGCGAGGCGTTCCGCACGCGCCCCTGGCTGTTCTGGTGGCCGGGTCTGTTCATCGTGATCCTCGCGCTGTGCATCAACTTCATCGGCGACGGACTGCGCGACGCGTTCGACCCGCGTCAGCAGGGCAAGGTCAGCCGGCGCAAGTCGAACCGCGCGGTCGCCGCGATCCCCTCCGTGCAGGGTGTGCAGATGATCGAGGGCCCGACGTCGAGCGACGACGAGGCCTACATGGACGAGTTCGGCGGCGGGTCGCTGCCGGCATCGCCGGCGGACGAGAAGCGTCGCTGGGGTCGCCGCAAGGACGATCAGTCGTGA
- the typA gene encoding translational GTPase TypA, with product MARALRSDLRNVAIVAHVDHGKTTLVDAMLRQTGSFGSHEHMEERAMDSNDLEREKGITILAKNTAITYKGLHSDVPVTINVIDTPGHADFGGEVERGLSMVDGVVLLVDASEGPLPQTRFVLRKALEAKLPVILLVNKTDRPDARIAEVEEEAHDLLLGLASDLHEDVPDLDVDALLDVPVVYASGRAGAASRTRPENGSLPDNDDLEPLFEAILEHVPAPSYDDEAPLQAWVTNLDSSPFLGRLALLRVFNGTLKKGQTVAWVRADGSTSNARITELLKTRALERYPAESAGPGDIVAIAGFEDITIGETIADPEDVRPLPQIHVDDPAISMTIGTNTSPLMGKVKGHKLTARMVKDRLDRELIGNVSLKVVDIGRPDAWEVQGRGELALAILVENMRREGFELTVGKPQVVTRKGEDGKVKEPFEHLTIDAPEEYLGAITQLMAARKGRMDNMTNHGTGWVRMEFIVPSRGLIGFRTEFLSTTRGTGIANAISHGYDDWAGHIVTRQNGSIVADRSGVVTPFAIIALQERMSFFVQPTQEVYEGMVIGENSRADDMDVNITKEKKLTNMRSSTSDSFESMTPPRQLSLEESLEFARDDECVEVTPEMVRIRKVVLGATERGRAASRIKRQDANA from the coding sequence ATGGCGCGCGCCCTCCGTTCAGACCTCCGCAACGTCGCGATCGTTGCCCATGTCGACCACGGCAAGACGACCCTCGTCGACGCCATGCTGCGTCAGACCGGCTCGTTCGGCTCGCACGAGCACATGGAAGAGCGCGCCATGGACTCGAACGACCTGGAGCGTGAGAAGGGCATCACGATCCTCGCCAAGAACACGGCGATCACGTACAAGGGCCTGCACTCCGACGTGCCGGTGACGATCAACGTCATCGACACCCCCGGCCACGCCGACTTCGGCGGCGAGGTCGAGCGCGGCCTGTCGATGGTGGACGGCGTCGTCCTCCTCGTCGACGCGAGCGAGGGCCCGCTGCCCCAGACGCGCTTCGTGCTGCGCAAGGCGCTCGAGGCCAAGCTTCCCGTCATCCTTCTGGTCAACAAGACCGACCGCCCCGACGCGCGCATCGCCGAGGTCGAGGAAGAGGCGCACGACCTGCTCCTCGGACTCGCGTCCGACCTGCACGAGGACGTGCCCGACCTCGACGTCGACGCTCTGCTCGACGTCCCGGTCGTCTACGCGTCCGGCCGTGCCGGCGCCGCGTCGCGCACCCGTCCCGAGAACGGCTCGCTGCCCGACAACGACGACCTCGAGCCGCTGTTCGAGGCCATCCTCGAGCATGTGCCGGCGCCGTCGTACGACGACGAGGCACCGCTGCAGGCATGGGTGACCAACCTCGACTCGAGCCCCTTCCTCGGCCGCCTCGCGCTCCTGCGCGTCTTCAACGGCACGCTGAAGAAGGGCCAGACGGTCGCCTGGGTGCGCGCCGACGGCTCCACCAGCAACGCCCGGATCACCGAGCTCCTCAAGACGCGCGCGCTCGAGCGCTACCCCGCCGAGTCCGCAGGCCCCGGCGACATCGTCGCGATCGCCGGCTTCGAGGACATCACCATCGGCGAGACCATCGCCGACCCCGAGGACGTCCGTCCGCTGCCGCAGATCCACGTCGACGATCCCGCGATCTCGATGACGATCGGCACCAACACCTCGCCGCTCATGGGCAAGGTCAAGGGTCACAAGCTCACCGCCCGCATGGTGAAGGACCGGCTCGACCGCGAGCTCATCGGCAACGTCTCGCTCAAGGTCGTCGACATCGGCCGCCCCGACGCGTGGGAGGTGCAGGGCCGGGGCGAGCTCGCGCTCGCGATCCTCGTCGAGAACATGCGCCGCGAGGGCTTCGAGCTCACCGTCGGCAAGCCCCAGGTCGTCACGCGCAAGGGTGAGGACGGCAAGGTCAAGGAGCCGTTCGAGCACCTGACCATCGACGCCCCGGAGGAGTACCTCGGTGCGATCACGCAGCTCATGGCCGCACGCAAGGGCCGCATGGACAACATGACCAACCACGGCACCGGCTGGGTGCGCATGGAGTTCATCGTCCCCTCGCGCGGTCTCATCGGCTTCCGCACCGAGTTCCTCTCGACCACCCGCGGCACCGGCATCGCCAACGCGATCTCGCACGGCTACGACGACTGGGCCGGTCACATCGTGACGCGTCAGAACGGCTCCATCGTGGCCGACCGCTCCGGTGTGGTGACGCCCTTCGCGATCATCGCACTGCAGGAGCGCATGTCGTTCTTCGTGCAGCCGACGCAGGAGGTCTACGAAGGCATGGTCATCGGCGAGAACTCGCGCGCCGACGACATGGACGTCAACATCACCAAGGAGAAGAAGCTCACCAACATGCGCTCCTCGACCTCGGACTCGTTCGAGTCGATGACGCCGCCGCGTCAGCTGTCGCTCGAGGAGAGCCTCGAGTTCGCCCGCGACGACGAATGCGTCGAGGTGACCCCCGAGATGGTCCGCATCCGCAAGGTCGTGCTGGGAGCGACAGAGCGCGGTCGCGCGGCGTCGCGCATCAAGCGCCAGGACGCCAACGCCTGA
- a CDS encoding ABC transporter permease, with product MLTFILRRLGAIALVLLVASFIVYTLTAITADPLADLKGSNAPNRQEMIDNRVELLRLDLPPVVRYFTWLGGAAKCFIGQCDLGIAFSRSNQPVTEAVASAASSTIQLVTAATIVAIIFGLTIGILTALRQYSGFDYSVTFLTFIVYSLPIFWVAVLLKEFGAIRFNEFLADPQVSITAVLITGLIAGVIFMSIIGGSWKKRLITFASAFVAAGGLLALLGITGWFADPSIGIIGVILTGIGAAVGVTAISTGLANRRTLYSALIVVGVWAALYYPIQYLFFYVPTGWMLVLMGIAAIGIGIGVGVLVGGDGKKEAARTAAIVSFITFFVIVVDRVMLVYTDYVDRIPQSGVIATIGSKTPGLQGDMWFQILDGFAHLVLPTIALALVSIAAYTRYSRSSLLEVMNQDYVRTARAKGLTERTVVVRHAMRNALIPIATIIAFDIGALIGGAVITETIFAWKGMGALFVDGLNAGDVNLVMGFFVVTGVLAVMFNLIADLLYSALDPRIRVS from the coding sequence GTGCTGACCTTCATCCTGCGACGACTGGGCGCCATCGCCCTCGTCCTTCTCGTCGCCTCCTTCATCGTCTACACCCTGACGGCGATCACCGCAGATCCGCTGGCTGACCTCAAGGGCAGCAATGCTCCCAACCGTCAGGAGATGATCGACAACCGCGTCGAGCTGCTGCGGCTCGACCTGCCCCCCGTCGTCCGCTACTTCACGTGGCTGGGCGGCGCGGCCAAGTGCTTCATCGGCCAGTGCGACCTGGGCATCGCGTTCAGTCGCAGCAACCAGCCGGTCACCGAGGCGGTCGCCTCTGCGGCGTCGTCGACGATCCAGCTCGTGACCGCGGCGACGATCGTGGCCATCATCTTCGGCCTCACGATCGGCATCCTGACCGCGCTCCGCCAGTACAGCGGCTTCGACTACTCGGTGACGTTCCTCACGTTCATCGTCTACTCGCTCCCCATCTTCTGGGTCGCGGTCCTCCTCAAGGAGTTCGGCGCCATCCGGTTCAACGAGTTCCTCGCGGATCCGCAGGTCTCGATCACCGCGGTGCTCATCACCGGCCTGATCGCCGGTGTGATCTTCATGAGCATCATCGGCGGCTCGTGGAAGAAGCGCCTCATCACCTTCGCGTCGGCCTTCGTCGCGGCGGGTGGGCTGCTCGCGCTCCTCGGGATCACGGGCTGGTTCGCCGACCCGTCGATCGGCATCATCGGCGTGATCCTCACCGGCATCGGCGCCGCGGTCGGCGTCACGGCGATCTCGACCGGTCTCGCGAACAGGCGGACGCTCTACTCGGCGCTCATCGTCGTCGGCGTGTGGGCCGCGCTCTACTACCCGATCCAGTACCTGTTCTTCTACGTCCCCACCGGCTGGATGCTCGTCCTCATGGGCATCGCGGCGATCGGCATCGGCATCGGCGTGGGCGTCCTCGTGGGCGGCGACGGCAAGAAGGAGGCCGCCCGCACGGCGGCGATCGTGAGCTTCATCACGTTCTTCGTGATCGTCGTCGACCGCGTCATGCTCGTCTACACGGACTACGTCGACCGCATTCCGCAGAGCGGTGTCATCGCCACGATCGGCTCGAAGACCCCGGGCCTGCAGGGCGACATGTGGTTCCAGATCCTGGACGGGTTCGCGCACCTGGTGCTGCCGACGATCGCGCTCGCGCTCGTCTCCATCGCCGCGTACACGCGCTACTCGCGCTCGAGCCTGCTCGAGGTCATGAACCAGGACTACGTGCGCACTGCGCGCGCGAAGGGACTCACGGAGCGCACGGTGGTCGTGCGCCACGCGATGCGCAACGCGCTCATCCCGATCGCGACGATCATCGCGTTCGACATCGGCGCCCTCATCGGCGGCGCGGTCATCACCGAGACGATCTTCGCGTGGAAGGGCATGGGCGCCCTGTTCGTCGACGGCCTGAACGCCGGCGACGTCAACCTCGTCATGGGCTTCTTCGTCGTGACGGGTGTCCTCGCGGTGATGTTCAACCTCATCGCCGACCTTCTCTACTCCGCCCTCGACCCCCGGATCCGGGTGAGCTGA